The Setaria italica strain Yugu1 chromosome VIII, Setaria_italica_v2.0, whole genome shotgun sequence genome includes the window TCTATGTCGACAAAAGGTAAACAGCTGATTTCAGATGGTATCATCCATTCTGAACTGAAAAGAACAGATCCAGTAGGTGATCTATAACCAGAGCAGGTCTTGAGCCAATCTCCTCCTCTGATGGTCCTAATGAGATGATCAGATGACATGTGTTCCTGCTTAAGGAATCTGATGAAGCTGAGCAGTGAAAGCACCATGTCACCTGTCAGGGTGCCTGTTACCATTGAAATGAAGCACTCGCCAATGTATGACATTGCTTGAGAAAATTCAAACTTCACACCTAGTGATGCCAGTACTTCCTTGAAATCATTCATTTCGCCCATGTAATACTCTTGATCAATCATTGGCACATCAACAAAGGCAAGTCTAGCCTGAAACAAACAGCCCCACTCTTCATTTGACATGAACGAATCTGCTGGTGAACGGTAACCAACAGATGTCATGAGCCAATTCCCATGCATGATGCAGCTTACAAATTTTTTAGGTAACCCTACACCCCTTGACCTTAAATTCTCAATCCATTCCAGAAGGAGAACTGCATTCTCTGCAGTTAAGAAAGATGATGCAGCAGGAAAACTAGCATCTGGAGGAATCAGAAGAGGCACATCAGTGGCTTGTATATATGTCCTGATAAAGGACAAATACTGATCTTCACATATATGCTCACCAGAAGAATTTCCAGAACAGACGTAATCATCACCAAGTTCAATGTAGTTTTGTGGTCTCCATGGATTTTCACCCAATAGTGCACCCCACTTACTACCTTTTGATGGAACGAGAACTATGCTTCTTGTGACAACAACATGACCACAATTATCCACTAGGGGCATTGAGTTGCATATTTGTTTCACACTCCATTCTGGCATTAACTTCTCTGAATGCAAGTGATAGATGAATCGAGTGAAAGCAAGAACCAAGCTCTTCTCAGGTAAAGCTTTCACAACCATAAGAGTATACTCATGTAGGGTCAGGGTCTTCACTGCTACATACTTCTCAAGCCATTCCACTACAGTTGTTTTCTTGGAGAATAGACCCAGTGCTTTCTGAGTAGATAGTGGCATAAAGAGTGTTCGAGAGACTGTTGAGAAATAGTCATTGTTCCAGTTAATGATCGATGGTGCAGATTCCTCGTCAGATAGCATGCATAGCCTCTCATCTGCTGTTGTGGCTTCACACACACTCCTGTATGTCATTACACCACCTCCACCAACACACTTTACAAGTGGTATTTCCATCATGTTTGTGCTAACAAACTTAGCTTTCCAGTTCTCAGCAACAAAACTGAGAAGATCAAAATAAATGTCTTCAGGCAGCAGCTTCACAAGATCTGATCCTAGGATGCACCTCCCATACCATTCAGAATCAACATAACCAATTTTGAGAAATCCCAACACATCATCATATGCTTCACTGTCAAAGTAGGAGTTCAGAATATTTGTGCCATGCGATGAAATGTTGTGAACATCAACTCCTAACTTCACTGCTCTGTTTATGATGCTCCAGAAAGAAGAGTTTAGCCTGTAAACCTCTGTAGGCTTACGGAATACTTTCACTGAAGAACAGGTCTCACATGGGACTATATCCACATCAATCAGCTTGTTTCTAATGGACAGCCTGACAGAATCCATCAGCTCTATTGAAGAGTGATTAAGAGGCAAAAACTTGAAAACAGGTGGAAGCGCAAACACTGGTGCACTTTCTGTTGATTTCACTAGTGCCAGGAAAGCATTAACGAATGCAGAAGGTACACATTCTAGAATCCCTCGGTTCCACTGGCTGTCAAGTAGAATGGACTCTCGGGATGATGACAGCAAAAAGTCAGCCTGGATAATGAAAGGGAAGTTTGTTGCCATTTCAGTTGGCAAGAATGCATAAACACCAGGTGATGTCAGCCCCTTGCTCAACCTGTCCATGGGGGAATGCTAGCATGACAACCCACtgatctattccttctctcttCTGCACATAGCATTCTGGTTTCACAGGGAAATGTTGCTTCCAGATGTAGTAGCTACAGTGTTGCCCATCTCTCTCGTCCTCATCAGCTGATAGGTGAAGAGTATAGGACTCTGCACCAATATCCTTCCTCGTCAAAGCATCAGCTTCACTTGATATAGAAATTTGACTCAGACTAGTAGCATTCAGATCATCATTAACCTCCCGTACAGAAATTTGTCTAATCTTTGAAAGAAACAATAGTACTTCAGGATGTGTGTTTGATAGCTCTTTTTTCACAGCATCTATTTTATCACTTTTCAGAGGTAATATAAAAGTTGTGGTTGGAAGACTTTTAAAACTGCTGTATATCTTGGCAATGTCCGAAATACTTGGATTTTCTTCAACCCACTCGGGAACAATATACCCGATACCACATTCTGGGGACGGATCTTCCCTGAATTTAATTTGGTACCCATTGCTAAATATATGAGGATTGCGGGATACTAGAAACACACTTTTAAAACCAATACCTGCATCACAAATTGAAGAGCCATTCTTAAAATGAACAAAGAAGGTGTTATAAGTTTCTATAATGGCAAGAGAGACTAAAAAACAACAAACCGAAAGGTTCAAGTTTAAAAGTTTCAGCCAAAAATCATATGGATGTACCTTTCTCCCCAATGTAACCACTGCTCCGTTTACCCCTTTTTGTAGATTTCCCAATCCTGCAAATGGATTCAATGTTTGCTGGAGTAAAGCCACTCTCGTTGTTGAACACTAGGAGGGTGGCAGTGGCTCCACTACAGGTGATGTCTTTGGATGTAATTACAAACTCCAAAGCTGGAGCAGCTCCAGAAGGATAATCATTATCTTCAGCATTCTGCACCATGTGAAAAGTTTTTAGAATACAAGTGATCAATGAATTGCAAAGCCAAAGAAAAATAAGGACTAACAACCAGTCTTTGAAGGTATTATAAAATCTTAATACTTCAAGAAACTAGTAATTAAAGTATTAATAAATCCAAGTGGCCAAAATATTAACAGACCAACATTTGTGGATTTGTTTCAATGATTCTCTAAGGAGTACttactattctttttttttacaaatttgcAGTATTTTGTTGCCAACTAAGTTTACTTTCTGATGAAGTGTCGATAGTTAAACTTTCATTTGTTCAATTCAGGAGAaatcaataaaatcaaatgAATATTTTCATCCTCTGTTGGCTACCATTATTGTCTTCATGTAAACACAACTACCATAagcaattactccctccatttatgTTTATAAGGCATGGTATGACATGGCACGGTTTTCCAAATCAGACTTTGaccatttatttatcttatattatattgtttatggttataaacttataatcattgtagagtatatttgattatgaATCCACCCATATAAAGtctatattataaaaataaaaaattgatagttaaattattggtcaaagattgtaaagtttgaatcttgatatgcatgTGCACCTCATAAATAAAAACGGATGGAGTAACTGCACAATTGAACCATTAAGCAAACAATTTAtgcattataaaaaaaatgagagGGAAGGGAAGACACCccttcgcttttaattaaggaCACAGGCCGACTTATGCATTATGAATTATGAACAAACTATGTTCATTTATCAGCCATTAGGCTAAACAGACATTCTATCATGCAAACCACCACAATAAAGCCATTAAAATTACCATAGAAATCACATAGGCCTCGTAAtatccttggaattgaattccattctaataatcataatttagacacaaattaattaagctaatatagttgtatgtgGAGTATATTTATATATTAGTGTTGgtcatatgggagagatacttatgtgttgtacttctgctatagggaagcaagttgaagagcgtgctataagttgcacattagaaatatagcatgaggatctatagaatcaattttcatctcccaccccccatgaatttaagataagcttatatctaaactttggaaagtagtggaatgccacattccaagacAAATAGCCTActtagattccaattccttcaaaatgaagggattcAAACGGGGCCATAGGGAAAATTACCGTATAAAGCCACTACAATAAAGCCACTAAATAGACATTCTTTCATGCAAACCACTACAATGGGAAAATTGTAGAGGACTTTTCACTACTTAGCGAGTAGAATAAGCAGATGCGGTCAAATTAACCACTAGAGACCCCCAGGATTTGTCGTATGCCATGGATAAAAATGTCCAGCCCTAAAATATTGATGAATCCTCTATCCTTCGTTCTACAAGGAGGCAAGGCACAAAGACAACCAACTACCAATCATCCCTGGAGCCTGGAAGCAGTCACCTCTTGAATCCGAAAACCTCATCACCTGAATCTGGTGACCTCTATCCCTTACCTTTTCTATCAGTAGTTTCCCGGTTCAGGAAGAGCAACGTTCATCTATCGATATGTTCAGGCTTCAGAGATTAGAGAGACAGGGAAACAACCATTTAATTGACACTCGATTGATCAACCCCATCTGGAGCCAAAGCCATAGAGAGATCAGTGTAGCATGCCATAGAGAGAGCATGACCCTCAAAAGTTAAGTGAATACAGTACAGGTGCTGTAGTAGGTTTGGCTAGCTAATCAATATACACAGCAGTTAGTGCATAGCATACAAATGTGTGGCCGGTGCAACCTTTGTGATTTTAGAATCATGATTTACGACAAGTATTGTTTTGAACTATTATTTGACTGTTGTTTTAAACCATCAGTGTGCCAAAAGCCTGCTACAAAACCACTGACCAAGACCAACCCTTAATAAGATTTGGAGGGTTTAACTTGGCAAGTCATGTTACTAAGTAAAAACTATActgtcacaagtcacaactgCATAAAGAGAATAAGGGACATACTAGAATTCTTAGAAATATGACAATATGAAGGGGACAAAGGAAAATAAATGAAATGGAGAAATACTGCTAACATTTATTATACTAGCAGGTTATAGTGTTGTAGATTAATTAGATCCTTACACAGGTCATACATTTGTACTCTAAATTGTAGGTATTAACTTTGTAAAACTACTGCATTCGTACTCTAAATTGTATCATCCATCATATAAAATATCAGATGCCTCTAAAACTATGCAGCACAATTGCACAATCAGATGATAATAATGAGTTAGAACAATGGTACAAACACCTTTtcgattcgtctcacaaagaaaacaacatcTTATCGGAAGACACATTTCCATATGCACGTCAGAAACAATATAAATTTAGAGGTAACTGCTGAAAGTCACATGACCCAACAACACGAGCGTGCCATGCTAGTCTTTACATACAGGAAACTGTAAACAAATGATGAAACCAAAATGAATCTGAAAATTGAATAGCGGCACATTTGAAAGGAACCAGGAGGGAGATAGACAAACAGTAGCAAGTAGTACATTCTTTTcttaaaaatatatttgaaaCTTGTAAGTCTATAATTTATCTCGAGAAAACTAACATGGCAACACAGAACGGAATGTCACCATTTGTTTCCATTTTTGCAGACACAGTAATGTGCGTGGAATCAAGGCATGGTACTATACCTGTATGAGCTCCATGAGGAAGTGGACGTCCTTGGAGTAGAGTTCCTGGCTGAGGTAGTTGACGGCCTGGTGCATGTCCTCCGCCAGCGGGTTCCGCTCGCCGCGCCCGATGAAGTAACGCTCCCTCCGGATCCTCTCCACGTGCtccctcggcgacggcggcagtggtgacggagccgccggcgccgctgacGAGGAGCCGGAGGACATGGCCGCGCCAAACGAAGAATGACGCGCGCTCGATCACTCCTGTTGATGGGGGCAGTGCAACTGGTGCAAGATGCAAGAAGACGGGGAGGAAGACGAACTggcagatgaagatgaagccgGCGTGCGTGCGTGGTTGGGAAGGGGAAGCGGCGAAGCAGGGTAGTGGGGGTGTAGTTATTGAGCTGCTGCAGCATGCGGCGCCTCGGAAGGCCAAGAGATGCTgccgcagctcagcagctgcatAGTTGTTTCGAATTTCCACCCGTGCAGCTGCAACGTGGGTACCACCAGTCAGCGGCGGTGAGCGGGACCACTTGTCACGGATTGTTGTGTTTTTTGCATACGCGAGGATTCGACTGAGTGGCAACTTCACGATGTGGTTCCTTTTGCTCGGATTTGCACGTCAGGATTGATCGGCTCACTTTTACCATGTTCAAATGCCCACGCTTTCTATGTTCTTCTTAACTAAAATTACTCCTTCCCTTTCCTGTTGAAATCTCAAGAAAACAGTTCTAAAAATATTGTCCATCCCAACGTTTCAGAAAAAATTTATTTACACTGAAAAAGTACTAGTGTCATCTTGCACTTGGATAAAGATCTGCACTGAAACTACTGACAAGATCTGTTCCAGGATACAGAGAAACTAACTTAAATAAACAAGAGAAAAAGGAACAGATTGACTATCATAAGATGGGCACAACAGCTCGGAAGACACCCCTGCAGTCACATTCAGAAGCCTCCAAGCACAGCACCAGATTTTTATTTAGGCCATCAGCATTCAGAAACCTGCCAAGAGAGTTTACATGAGACGTCGTCACAGTGAAAACACAGCTGATACAGCATAAAAAAGTAACATGCATGATAGGAGAGTAAATGATGGAATTGAACAAATTTCTGACCGTGAACATGATCGAAAGAGAATAATCTGCAGATCGCTAGTTATTCTTGATACCACCTGCATATAGAAATTAGAGTTGGGGATAATGGCATCAGTAAGTCATATAGTCATGTAAATCGGGGAAAGTTAAGAAGCACAAAGAGAAAACTTAGTTTTGAGGGCACAGACCTAGCAATGAAGACTTCAGGAAATCCTCGTCTTCAGGGAACAGCTGAAGATTGTTGGACTTATGCAAGAACCCAACAGCGCCATCGTCGAAATCCAGTAAGCTACCAATTTTAATGAGCTCAGCGAGGGAAGGGATCTGATCCGGCATCTCAAAGAGCAGCCCTTTAGATATTTCCTCTGCGAAGTAGGTTGCAAACTCAATCTTTTCTTTGTAACTGGATTGACCATTGCTACTCTGTATGTATAGCTTGGAATTCTCCCTTTCCCACCTAAGCATTCGGCTGGCCTTCACATTCACAACCTCTCCAGATGACAAGTTTACACTATAGCTCACTGTGATGGGTTCAACCTTCTCTTGGACAGTTACATTCAGAAGGCAAGAAACCATCCTGTGCCTCCGTTCAGTAGGAATGTCGATAGCAGGATTGGCGAGGAATGCAAGAACTATATGGAGCAAACCAACCTTGATCACCTTGCTCAAGTTGGCTGTTATGAAATGGCCATTCTCTAAGGTGAAAAAATCGTTCTTCATTACTGCTTTGGATATTCTCTGAACACCAATGCTGTCATAGATGCTGTTAAGCCTTGCTCGAGACATGGAAGGTATGGTAGATGGAGGATACCAGATGAAAAGCGAGTGCTCAGGAAGCTTCTTGAACAAATCTGTAAGCAGTAGATCATCAGGAATGAACACATCTTCCTTCTTTGATAAAGTGATCTTTCCATCAATACATACTGGGACCTTGACACAACTAGCAAGAAGTTTCTGTGTATTTTTGCTCCAATTAGTTGCAATGAACATCCAGAAAGCAGAGCAATCAGGTATATCTAGCTCATGAACAGATCTCTCCCATGTGCTCCATAGATTGCAGTAGTCTTCAGAATCAGGTCCATGCCTCACACCAAAAGCAAGTGAAAAGAAGCCAAGCAACTCCTTGTCATAATATTTGTCTAGGACATGTATTTGCTGGCTAAAAAGATTGTTCTTATCAGAAAGAACACAACATCCTGAGCTCACCCATTCTCCATCCTCCGTTTCATTTGGTATCCAAATCCAATTACTGCTTTTGTCTTTCTCATTTGGTTTCCAGTTGCACTTCATCAGGTACAAGTAGATACGGGAAATAGTAGTTCTAACCTTGTGGCTCCTCAAATGACGAGCAACAACATCTTGTCCACAATTAACATCCACAGTCACTCCGATTATCGCAAGGGAATCTTTGAATGAGACTATCTCTGAGCCATAGAAAGCTTCATCAATGAAAGGACCATCTTCCATGCAGAGAGAAGACTGCTTTGCATCAAAAAGGATACATTCATCAGGACATTGGTAGCCCATGGATGTCTTTAACCACTTCATGCAAATCTTGTCCTCAAAGCCCTTAGGAGGTGAAACTGCAGATTTGAAGTAGCTCCTGATGCAGGCAAGAAGTGACACAACAGTAGCTTTGGTCATGGTGGAAGGATTACTAGGAATTGTGAGACCTGAAATGGCAAATCTAGCACCATTTTTCGCTTCAACAGTGACACCCAATTCCTTAAGCTCATCTTCGTAGCCATAAATATCATGTCCTAAACCATGAAAAGAGTCACCATCATCTATGAATGGTAAATTTGCTATGGGAGACAAAGGCTGCCACGTGTCATCAAAAAGAATTGCCTCTGATGGAGATCTGAATCCCAGTGATGTGTGCAGCCACTTCTCGCTGCGCATACAGTTGAAAAGCTCAACAGGAAGAGGGCAGTGTGTTCGCAGTTGCCGATAAGATCCTAGAAGAGCCAGGACACTTGCCTTTGTAAGTGATGACTTTGATACCATCTCCTTAAAAATTTGAGTTATAGCTTTCGATGCCTCCTCAAATCTCATGATCAACCCTATCTTCTTCAATTCTTCTTTGTATGATCTAATCTCACTCCCATAAAATCCATAATCAATCACAGGAGTTCCGTCAAATACCTTTAGAAGGCACTCCCACTCAGGATCAACAAGAAATATTTCATTAGGAGCACGAAATCCCACATTAGTTTTCAACCATTTCAGATCTTTGAGCTTCCTTATGAAACCTTCGCACCGATTCACATAGCGGATACATTTGAGAATGAGTGTAGTAGCCTGAGAAGTAATAGCAGCAGAACAGAACTTGAAGTTAATAACAACAAGCTCATAATTTTCCTTGAATCCAACAATAACACCAAGCAACTCAAGCTCCGGTGTATACTGAAGTATGTCTTTCCCATAGAACTGAACATCAAGAAATGATTGGTTACTGATGTGCGATGCCACTTCCCATTCTGAATCATGGATGATGCAATCAGCAGGACACCTGTAACCAAGGGTGCTCTTCATCCATTGCCCATCCTTGACACTGTTGATCAGTTGGACTGGAGACAGGAACTCCTCTCCTAGATACCGAATGAGCCGAAGCAAGGAGTACACATTCTCTCTGGTCAGTGCATTTCCGGCAGCCTTAGATAAGAGGCAGCTTCCAATATAAGCTGATGCCTCCTTAAATTCAAATCTCACTCCAATTAACTTGAGTTCATCTGTGTAGGTATACAGTCTGTTTCTGTAGAATTGTTGATCAATCATTGGTACATCAACAAAAGATGAGCCATTTTGCAAAATGCTTCCCCATTTAGCACTGGAAAGAAATGACTCCTTTGGTGGCTTGTATTCTAGTGACGTCTTTAACCATCTTCCTTCTTTTACAGAAGCCAAGAACTGATCAGGTAATCTTCCTTTTGACTTCCGATTCCGTATCCATTCCAGTAACAAGAATGCATTGTCCACTGTGAGAGGTGACCTGACTGCAGGGAAGCTTGTATTTGGTGGGCGTATCAATGGCACATCGGAGACCTGAAGATGTTTCTTGAGGAACTCCAATAGCTGGTCCTCAGATGTGTAGTTCCCAGCAAAATGGCCTGCTGACTTGTAATCTGCTGACAATTCAATGTAGCCATCCTTCCTCCACGGGTTGGTGCCCATCAATCCAACCCATTTGCTTCCCTTGGCAGGAACCATAATGCTATTTCTGTCCCAGACAGCATTGCCGTAGCTATCAATTACCGGCATGTCATTGCAGAGTTGCTGTACACAGGAGGCACCTATATGTGACTTCTTGTCCGAGTGGTACAGAAACTGTGCAAAAGAAATGACAGGCCTCCGAGCATCATTCAAGGAATCAACAACAGTTGATCCATAGCTGTAGACAGAGACAAACTCCACTTTTGCTTGGTTCTGAAGCCAATCTTTCAATGTTCTTTTCTGTGAGAAATCTTCCAGAGCTGACTGTGTATTGGGCTGGAAAAAGAACCTGCGAGCAGATGGAAACTCCTTGTTCCAGCTGATTAGCCATGACATGTGCTTCATCTCAGACGCAATGCACAATCTATAACTCCCTTGACTAGCTTTTGATATGCTCAAGAAAGAGAGGACATCATTCTTATTAACATACTTAAGTAGGGGAATTGACATCATGTTTGTACCAGAAAAATAATTTTGCCAATTGACCGTGACAAAATACAAAAGCTCCAGGTAAAGTTGTTCATCTACTTCCTTGACAAGATTGGAACCTTCAATGCATTTTGCATACCATTCAGGGTCCACTTTCTTGACTTCCAAGAATTTAAGCACACTGTCATATGTACTCTTGTCAAAATGAGAGCTAAGAATGTAGTCCATGAGTTGACAGATTCTTCAGATCAACTCCAAATTCCCGTGCATTGTGGAGGATAGTCCAAAAGGCTGGCTTGAGTCGTGCAACTTCACTGGCCTTGCAAAATATCTTCTGTGATGCGTAAGACTCACATGGAACAATATCTTCGGCAAGGACCTTTTCTTTGATTCCAGACCTAACCGGTTCAAGCACTGAGATAAGTGAGGGATTCACTGGAAGGAAATTGAACATTGATGGAAGTGACATGGCTGGTGCATCAGGTGTTGACTTCACAAGTGTTACAAATGCGTTCATGAAAGCGGTTGGGACACATTCTAGAATTCCCTTGTTCCACGGGCTATCGAACAATATCGCCTCCCTTGATGAGGCAAGGAGGAAGTCAGCCTGGATGATGAATGGGAAGTTTGTTACCATCTCAGTGGGGAGGAAAGCATAGACACCAGGGAATAGTTGCTTC containing:
- the LOC101767559 gene encoding uncharacterized protein LOC101767559, which produces MSSGSSSAAPAAPSPLPPSPREHVERIRRERYFIGRGERNPLAEDMHQAVNYLSQELYSKDVHFLMELIQNAEDNDYPSGAAPALEFVITSKDITCSGATATLLVFNNESGFTPANIESICRIGKSTKRGKRSSGYIGEKGIGFKSVFLVSRNPHIFSNGYQIKFREDPSPECGIGYIVPEWVEENPSISDIAKIYSSFKSLPTTTFILPLKSDKIDAVKKELSNTHPEVLLFLSKIRQISVREVNDDLNATSLSQISISSEADALTRKDIGAESYTLHLSADEDERDGQHCSYYIWKQHFPVKPECYVQKREGIDQWVVMLAFPHGQADFLLSSSRESILLDSQWNRGILECVPSAFVNAFLALVKSTESAPVFALPPVFKFLPLNHSSIELMDSVRLSIRNKLIDVDIVPCETCSSVKVFRKPTEVYRLNSSFWSIINRAVKLGVDVHNISSHGTNILNSYFDSEAYDDVLGFLKIGYVDSEWYGRCILGSDLVKLLPEDIYFDLLSFVAENWKAKFVSTNMMEIPLVKCVGGGGVMTYRSVCEATTADERLCMLSDEESAPSIINWNNDYFSTVSRTLFMPLSTQKALGLFSKKTTVVEWLEKYVAVKTLTLHEYTLMVVKALPEKSLVLAFTRFIYHLHSEKLMPEWSVKQICNSMPLVDNCGHVVVTRSIVLVPSKGSKWGALLGENPWRPQNYIELGDDYVCSGNSSGEHICEDQYLSFIRTYIQATDVPLLIPPDASFPAASSFLTAENAVLLLEWIENLRSRGVGLPKKFVSCIMHGNWLMTSVGYRSPADSFMSNEEWGCLFQARLAFVDVPMIDQEYYMGEMNDFKEVLASLGVKFEFSQAMSYIGECFISMVTGTLTGDMVLSLLSFIRFLKQEHMSSDHLIRTIRGGDWLKTCSGYRSPTGSVLFSSEWMIPSEISCLPFVDIDFYGHEISEYKSELQHLGVHVKFKQNYQIIVDNINLPIGPVTSGAAILLLKCIRHADSCKYLVKGLKKRQWLKTNAGFRAPRETFLLDPEWKCLVKFADVVPLLDLPFYGNEILTYRDELMKIGVVGSLDQASNSITYYLKQLVSTSSLTKEIRLALLSCYKDLSDEDMTIPANILKFMQTEKWLHTTQGFRPPNKCVFSDSSWEPVMAVASLPFIDDSDSSSGTGKEIYNYKKELKALGVTVDFNQGADFVLSCLSTVEGPQLPKPNVVSPSTGLHVSSDSGNTSEGTNQNVVALTSVESPPVLASKTLVSLLKCIHRSSNPRSFALKIGKMQMKSTLGYRYADQCILFDSAWSSYLCREDGPFIDEAFYGPEILSYRTEFRLIGVVVDVGYGCSLLAQDLKHFSRGDTITRIYKYLAAFKWEPRNKSESWIWIPKGRSTGNWVCPADCVLHDWNGLFSTRFSVLDKYYQKDLQGFFSNVLGVRHSPKVLDHCILWRSWECTCFELTPASCSFFWEFIGNCWNATTAKLLSGSVTRVPVLSGGKIILQEVEDVFVPDDLVLKHLFDQFSSEPIFIWYPAGLSFRSRAQMDTIYQSLGVRAISKAVTKDETCMLNMNTCQVVEMKDAMREGS
- the LOC101771703 gene encoding uncharacterized protein LOC101771703, whose protein sequence is MPPSSSAPAAMPPPSPREHVERIRRERYFIGRGEQNPLAEDMHQAVNYLSQELYSKDVHFLMELVQNAEDNDYPSDVVPSLEFLITSKDITRSGASSTLLIFNNERGFSATNIESICRVGKSTKKGNRHQGYIGEKGIGFKSVFLISSQPHIFSNGYHIKFNEKPCAECNIGYIVPEWVESTPSLSDIESIYGCSKVLPTTTIILPLKSEKVDAVKKQLSSLHPEMLLFLSKIRKLSVREHNSDPKSSTISEIGISTENNFQSRKNMHAESYTLYLSAEETGKVEEDCGYYMWRQNFPVKSENKVDKRADIDEWVITLAFPLGERLSRKKQLFPGVYAFLPTEMVTNFPFIIQADFLLASSREAILFDSPWNKGILECVPTAFMNAFVTLVKSTPDAPAMSLPSMFNFLPVNPSLISVLEPVRICQLMDYILSSHFDKSTYDSVLKFLEVKKVDPEWYAKCIEGSNLVKEVDEQLYLELLYFVTVNWQNYFSGTNMMSIPLLKYVNKNDVLSFLSISKASQGSYRLCIASEMKHMSWLISWNKEFPSARRFFFQPNTQSALEDFSQKRTLKDWLQNQAKVEFVSVYSYGSTVVDSLNDARRPVISFAQFLYHSDKKSHIGASCVQQLCNDMPVIDSYGNAVWDRNSIMVPAKGSKWVGLMGTNPWRKDGYIELSADYKSAGHFAGNYTSEDQLLEFLKKHLQVSDVPLIRPPNTSFPAVRSPLTVDNAFLLLEWIRNRKSKGRLPDQFLASVKEGRWLKTSLEYKPPKESFLSSAKWGSILQNGSSFVDVPMIDQQFYRNRLYTYTDELKLIGVRFEFKEASAYIGSCLLSKAAGNALTRENVYSLLRLIRYLGEEFLSPVQLINSVKDGQWMKSTLGYRCPADCIIHDSEWEVASHISNQSFLDVQFYGKDILQYTPELELLGVIVGFKENYELVVINFKFCSAAITSQATTLILKCIRYVNRCEGFIRKLKDLKWLKTNVGFRAPNEIFLVDPEWECLLKVFDGTPVIDYGFYGSEIRSYKEELKKIGLIMRFEEASKAITQIFKEMVSKSSLTKASVLALLGSYRQLRTHCPLPVELFNCMRSEKWLHTSLGFRSPSEAILFDDTWQPLSPIANLPFIDDGDSFHGLGHDIYGYEDELKELGVTVEAKNGARFAISGLTIPSNPSTMTKATVVSLLACIRSYFKSAVSPPKGFEDKICMKWLKTSMGYQCPDECILFDAKQSSLCMEDGPFIDEAFYGSEIVSFKDSLAIIGVTVDVNCGQDVVARHLRSHKVRTTISRIYLYLMKCNWKPNEKDKSSNWIWIPNETEDGEWVSSGCCVLSDKNNLFSQQIHVLDKYYDKELLGFFSLAFGVRHGPDSEDYCNLWSTWERSVHELDIPDCSAFWMFIATNWSKNTQKLLASCVKVPVCIDGKITLSKKEDVFIPDDLLLTDLFKKLPEHSLFIWYPPSTIPSMSRARLNSIYDSIGVQRISKAVMKNDFFTLENGHFITANLSKVIKVGLLHIVLAFLANPAIDIPTERRHRMVSCLLNVTVQEKVEPITVSYSVNLSSGEVVNVKASRMLRWERENSKLYIQSSNGQSSYKEKIEFATYFAEEISKGLLFEMPDQIPSLAELIKIGSLLDFDDGAVGFLHKSNNLQLFPEDEDFLKSSLLGGIKNN